From the genome of Silurus meridionalis isolate SWU-2019-XX chromosome 12, ASM1480568v1, whole genome shotgun sequence, one region includes:
- the scarf1 gene encoding scavenger receptor class F member 1 isoform X1, translating to MEWLNIVGLLFLCSPASSQKLSSTGRNVCLSPRDSALVCCLGWAQQGDECTIPLCEGQNACMQNEVCVYPRECRCNPGFFGFQCKTPCPSEFWGSDCRKPCLCHPNGHCDPVTGKCKCLPTHWGNICQNSCKCGRHGRCDPVSGNCTCDEGWWGSTCTKLCHCLPSTSSCDPGTGLCICKEGYWGQTCRRHCNCLTSPCEQVSGECQCKHGLWGPSCNRQCVCNFSHSKCDPRTGTCVCQPGYKNPTCNEQCDVGYYGSGCLESCGHCEGGKPCSKLDGSCSSCAPGWIGTRCDQPCPSGYHGIKCQEVCPHCRRGEPCDSITGMCAQCDPGWTGPRCDQLCPNGTFGAGCHFLCSPCYHGRCDHVTGSCLCQPGFQSASCNSSCPDKMYGINCSLACDCGGDTCHPASGECPSSIRAGLLAGLLIPLLVLILALLFCCCCCGSPADGKDRVAVGDGSKTNRMKHHVYTVLANMSSAMPCLFLRSSGLPRVTVSHHDPELTFNHSFIEPPSGWVSDSFETDEDGEAVYCVPPREDIPAVAGGELQFQEMGSKCNFLSEPPTFSSEDMSLAFGIPRTSSIAKSKRPSVSFAEGTKFSPKERRGSTQELGRKPKTPWGVLMFSSLHGAQGSHEQTAVDKEETSDEVQTSSEDQESNFLTEADSERYESIPSRAYLTVPGSRRHTPSNPKKSLQSQPSSEVYEMDSGTEKVSTVYVTVGKPMRASKADLSSEGPVQAMLRRLGSIQRQREETAQPKSKGAAQTKPPRRKLGARASLWEQAEVSGQPDVVLRKPSRRKHTSHSSPCTVGATELVQDNTTPKRPLSSILKCVPGSTTQVLLGDMDPRTASESETNTEAIYETVADEVSTSSEVIHNGTVQNKESNYENVYINHS from the exons ATGGAATGGCTGAACATTGTGGGACTGCTCTTCCTCTGCTCTCCGGCCTCCTCTCAGAAGCTCTCATCGACAGGAAGGAATGTTTGCCTCAGCCCACG GGACTCGGCTCTTGTGTGTTGTTTAGGATGGGCCCAGCAGGGTGATGAGTGCACAATAC CGCTCTGTGAAGGACAGAACGCCTGCATGCagaatgaggtgtgtgtgtatcccaGAGAGTGCAGATGCAATCCAGGGTTCTTTGGATTCCAATGCAAAACTC CCTGTCCTTCTGAGTTCTGGGGCTCAGACTGTCGTAAGCCATGCTTGTGTCACCCTAATGGCCATTGCGACCCTGTTACTGGTAAGTGCAAATGCCTTCCTACCCACTGGGGCAACATATGCCAGAATAGCTGTAAATGTGGACGTCACGGCCGCTGTGACCCTGTCAGTGGTAACTGCACTTGTGATGAAGGCTGGTGGGGTTCCACCTGCACCAAGTTGTGCCACTGCCTTCCCAGCACCTCCAGCTGTGACCCTGGTACAGGCCTTTGTATCTGCAAAGAGGGTTATTGGGGTCAGACGTGCCGCAGGCACTGCAACTGCTTAACATCACCTTGCGAGCAAGTCTCAGGTGAGTGTCAGTGCAAACATGGCTTGTGGGGACCCAGCTGTAACCGACAATGCGTCTGCAACTTTAGCCACAGCAAGTGTGACCCCCGCACAGGAACGTGTGTCTGCCAGCCAGGTTACAAGAACCCTACCTGTAATGAGCAGTGCGACGTGGGATACTATGGCAGCGGCTGCTTGGAGAG CTGTGGACATTGTGAAGGAGGCAAACCATGCTCTAAACTGGATGGCTCATGCAGCTCCTGCGCCCCGGGATGGATCGGCACACGATGTGATCAGCCCTGTCCATCTGGTTACCATGGCATTAAGTGCCAGGAGGTGTGTCCTCACTGCAGGAGGGGTGAACCATGTGATTCCATAACAGGAATGTGTGCACAGTGTGACCCTGGCTGGACTGGACCCAG ATGTGACCAGCTTTGTCCTAATGGTACTTTTGGGGCCGGCTGTCATTTCCTCTGCAGTCCTTGCTATCATGGTCGCTGTGATCATGTGACAGGAAGCTGTCTTTGCCAACCTGGCTTTCAGAGTGCGAG TTGTAACAGTTCATGTCCAGATAAGATGTATGGAATAAACTGCTCATTGGCCTGTGACTGTGGAGGTGATACATGTCATCCTGCCAGTGGAGAATGTCCCTCCA GCATTCGGGCAGGGCTTCTAGCAGGACTTCTAATTCCTCTGCTGGTTCTCATACTTGCCTTGTTgttttgctgctgctgttgtggaAGTCCAGCTGATGGGAAGGACAG AGTGGCAGTAGGGGATGGGAGTAAGACGAACCGAATGAAGCATCATGTCTACACAGTGCTAGCCAACATGAGCTCAGCCATGCCATGTCTCTTTCTTAGGTCCTCTGGACTTCCTAGGGTTACAG TTTCTCACCATGATCCAGAGCTCACCTTTAACCACAGCTTCATCGAGCCCCCTTCAGGCTGGGTCTCAGACTCTTTTGAGACTGATGAGGATGGAGAAGCTGTCTACTGTGTTCCTCCCAGAGAAG ACATTCCAGCTGTGGCAGGAGGAGAACTTCAGTTTCAGGAAATGGGTTCAAAGTGTAACTTCTTATCCGAGCCACCAACGTTCAGCAGCGAGGACATGTCACTGGCTTTCGGCATACCAAGGACCTCAAGCATTGCCAAATCCAAACGGCCATCTGTTTCTTTTGCAGAAGGCACCAAGTTCAGCCCGAAAGAGCGCCGTGGCTCGACTCAGGAGCTTGGTCGCAAACCCAAAACTCCATGGGGAGTCCTGATGTTCTCCAGCCTGCATGGGGCACAGGGGAGCCACGAGCAGACTGCAGTAGATAAAGAAGAGACAAGTGATGAGGTTCAAACATCCTCAGAGGACCAAGAATCTAACTTCTTAACAGAGGCAGACTCAGAGAGGTATGAGTCTATCCCATCAAGGGCTTATTTAACTGTACCAGGTAGTAGGCGGCACACTCCGTCCAACCCTAAGAAGAGCCTACAATCGCAGCCCTCGTCTGAGGTGTATGAGATGGATTCAGGGACAGAGAAGGTGTCCACGGTCTATGTAACTGTAGGCAAGCCTATGCGGGCATCCAAGGCAGACTTAAGCTCTGAGGGGCCAGTGCAGGCCATGCTACGCAGGCTGGGCAGCAtccaaagacagagagaggaaacaGCACAGCCCAAAAGTAAGGGGGCTGCCCAGACAAAACCCCCACGCAGGAAACTGGGGGCACGTGCCAGCTTGTGGGAGCAGGCAGAAGTTTCAGGACAGCCAGATGTTGTACTGAGGAAACCCAGCCGTAGAAAACACACCTCCCATAGCTCGCCATGTACAGTAGGGGCTACTGAATTGGTACAGGACAACACCACCCCCAAGAGACCACTGTCCTCTATACTTAAGTGTGTCCCAGGAAGCACTACACAAGTCTTATTAGGGGACATGGACCCAAGAACTGCCTCTGAATCAGAAACTAACACTGAAGCTATCTATGAGACTGTGGCAGATGAGGTATCTACTTCATCAGAGGTTATCCATAATGGCACAGTGCAGAATAAAGAGTCCAActatgaaaatgtttatataaatcattCTTGA
- the scarf1 gene encoding scavenger receptor class F member 1 isoform X2 has translation MEWLNIVGLLFLCSPASSQKLSSTGRNVCLSPRDSALVCCLGWAQQGDECTIPLCEGQNACMQNEVCVYPRECRCNPGFFGFQCKTPCPSEFWGSDCRKPCLCHPNGHCDPVTGKCKCLPTHWGNICQNSCKCGRHGRCDPVSGNCTCDEGWWGSTCTKLCHCLPSTSSCDPGTGLCICKEGYWGQTCRRHCNCLTSPCEQVSGTCVCQPGYKNPTCNEQCDVGYYGSGCLESCGHCEGGKPCSKLDGSCSSCAPGWIGTRCDQPCPSGYHGIKCQEVCPHCRRGEPCDSITGMCAQCDPGWTGPRCDQLCPNGTFGAGCHFLCSPCYHGRCDHVTGSCLCQPGFQSASCNSSCPDKMYGINCSLACDCGGDTCHPASGECPSSIRAGLLAGLLIPLLVLILALLFCCCCCGSPADGKDRVAVGDGSKTNRMKHHVYTVLANMSSAMPCLFLRSSGLPRVTVSHHDPELTFNHSFIEPPSGWVSDSFETDEDGEAVYCVPPREDIPAVAGGELQFQEMGSKCNFLSEPPTFSSEDMSLAFGIPRTSSIAKSKRPSVSFAEGTKFSPKERRGSTQELGRKPKTPWGVLMFSSLHGAQGSHEQTAVDKEETSDEVQTSSEDQESNFLTEADSERYESIPSRAYLTVPGSRRHTPSNPKKSLQSQPSSEVYEMDSGTEKVSTVYVTVGKPMRASKADLSSEGPVQAMLRRLGSIQRQREETAQPKSKGAAQTKPPRRKLGARASLWEQAEVSGQPDVVLRKPSRRKHTSHSSPCTVGATELVQDNTTPKRPLSSILKCVPGSTTQVLLGDMDPRTASESETNTEAIYETVADEVSTSSEVIHNGTVQNKESNYENVYINHS, from the exons ATGGAATGGCTGAACATTGTGGGACTGCTCTTCCTCTGCTCTCCGGCCTCCTCTCAGAAGCTCTCATCGACAGGAAGGAATGTTTGCCTCAGCCCACG GGACTCGGCTCTTGTGTGTTGTTTAGGATGGGCCCAGCAGGGTGATGAGTGCACAATAC CGCTCTGTGAAGGACAGAACGCCTGCATGCagaatgaggtgtgtgtgtatcccaGAGAGTGCAGATGCAATCCAGGGTTCTTTGGATTCCAATGCAAAACTC CCTGTCCTTCTGAGTTCTGGGGCTCAGACTGTCGTAAGCCATGCTTGTGTCACCCTAATGGCCATTGCGACCCTGTTACTGGTAAGTGCAAATGCCTTCCTACCCACTGGGGCAACATATGCCAGAATAGCTGTAAATGTGGACGTCACGGCCGCTGTGACCCTGTCAGTGGTAACTGCACTTGTGATGAAGGCTGGTGGGGTTCCACCTGCACCAAGTTGTGCCACTGCCTTCCCAGCACCTCCAGCTGTGACCCTGGTACAGGCCTTTGTATCTGCAAAGAGGGTTATTGGGGTCAGACGTGCCGCAGGCACTGCAACTGCTTAACATCACCTTGCGAGCAAGTCTCAG GAACGTGTGTCTGCCAGCCAGGTTACAAGAACCCTACCTGTAATGAGCAGTGCGACGTGGGATACTATGGCAGCGGCTGCTTGGAGAG CTGTGGACATTGTGAAGGAGGCAAACCATGCTCTAAACTGGATGGCTCATGCAGCTCCTGCGCCCCGGGATGGATCGGCACACGATGTGATCAGCCCTGTCCATCTGGTTACCATGGCATTAAGTGCCAGGAGGTGTGTCCTCACTGCAGGAGGGGTGAACCATGTGATTCCATAACAGGAATGTGTGCACAGTGTGACCCTGGCTGGACTGGACCCAG ATGTGACCAGCTTTGTCCTAATGGTACTTTTGGGGCCGGCTGTCATTTCCTCTGCAGTCCTTGCTATCATGGTCGCTGTGATCATGTGACAGGAAGCTGTCTTTGCCAACCTGGCTTTCAGAGTGCGAG TTGTAACAGTTCATGTCCAGATAAGATGTATGGAATAAACTGCTCATTGGCCTGTGACTGTGGAGGTGATACATGTCATCCTGCCAGTGGAGAATGTCCCTCCA GCATTCGGGCAGGGCTTCTAGCAGGACTTCTAATTCCTCTGCTGGTTCTCATACTTGCCTTGTTgttttgctgctgctgttgtggaAGTCCAGCTGATGGGAAGGACAG AGTGGCAGTAGGGGATGGGAGTAAGACGAACCGAATGAAGCATCATGTCTACACAGTGCTAGCCAACATGAGCTCAGCCATGCCATGTCTCTTTCTTAGGTCCTCTGGACTTCCTAGGGTTACAG TTTCTCACCATGATCCAGAGCTCACCTTTAACCACAGCTTCATCGAGCCCCCTTCAGGCTGGGTCTCAGACTCTTTTGAGACTGATGAGGATGGAGAAGCTGTCTACTGTGTTCCTCCCAGAGAAG ACATTCCAGCTGTGGCAGGAGGAGAACTTCAGTTTCAGGAAATGGGTTCAAAGTGTAACTTCTTATCCGAGCCACCAACGTTCAGCAGCGAGGACATGTCACTGGCTTTCGGCATACCAAGGACCTCAAGCATTGCCAAATCCAAACGGCCATCTGTTTCTTTTGCAGAAGGCACCAAGTTCAGCCCGAAAGAGCGCCGTGGCTCGACTCAGGAGCTTGGTCGCAAACCCAAAACTCCATGGGGAGTCCTGATGTTCTCCAGCCTGCATGGGGCACAGGGGAGCCACGAGCAGACTGCAGTAGATAAAGAAGAGACAAGTGATGAGGTTCAAACATCCTCAGAGGACCAAGAATCTAACTTCTTAACAGAGGCAGACTCAGAGAGGTATGAGTCTATCCCATCAAGGGCTTATTTAACTGTACCAGGTAGTAGGCGGCACACTCCGTCCAACCCTAAGAAGAGCCTACAATCGCAGCCCTCGTCTGAGGTGTATGAGATGGATTCAGGGACAGAGAAGGTGTCCACGGTCTATGTAACTGTAGGCAAGCCTATGCGGGCATCCAAGGCAGACTTAAGCTCTGAGGGGCCAGTGCAGGCCATGCTACGCAGGCTGGGCAGCAtccaaagacagagagaggaaacaGCACAGCCCAAAAGTAAGGGGGCTGCCCAGACAAAACCCCCACGCAGGAAACTGGGGGCACGTGCCAGCTTGTGGGAGCAGGCAGAAGTTTCAGGACAGCCAGATGTTGTACTGAGGAAACCCAGCCGTAGAAAACACACCTCCCATAGCTCGCCATGTACAGTAGGGGCTACTGAATTGGTACAGGACAACACCACCCCCAAGAGACCACTGTCCTCTATACTTAAGTGTGTCCCAGGAAGCACTACACAAGTCTTATTAGGGGACATGGACCCAAGAACTGCCTCTGAATCAGAAACTAACACTGAAGCTATCTATGAGACTGTGGCAGATGAGGTATCTACTTCATCAGAGGTTATCCATAATGGCACAGTGCAGAATAAAGAGTCCAActatgaaaatgtttatataaatcattCTTGA
- the scarf1 gene encoding scavenger receptor class F member 1 isoform X3, with the protein MFASAHGWAQQGDECTIPLCEGQNACMQNEVCVYPRECRCNPGFFGFQCKTPCPSEFWGSDCRKPCLCHPNGHCDPVTGKCKCLPTHWGNICQNSCKCGRHGRCDPVSGNCTCDEGWWGSTCTKLCHCLPSTSSCDPGTGLCICKEGYWGQTCRRHCNCLTSPCEQVSGECQCKHGLWGPSCNRQCVCNFSHSKCDPRTGTCVCQPGYKNPTCNEQCDVGYYGSGCLESCGHCEGGKPCSKLDGSCSSCAPGWIGTRCDQPCPSGYHGIKCQEVCPHCRRGEPCDSITGMCAQCDPGWTGPRCDQLCPNGTFGAGCHFLCSPCYHGRCDHVTGSCLCQPGFQSASCNSSCPDKMYGINCSLACDCGGDTCHPASGECPSSIRAGLLAGLLIPLLVLILALLFCCCCCGSPADGKDRVAVGDGSKTNRMKHHVYTVLANMSSAMPCLFLRSSGLPRVTVSHHDPELTFNHSFIEPPSGWVSDSFETDEDGEAVYCVPPREDIPAVAGGELQFQEMGSKCNFLSEPPTFSSEDMSLAFGIPRTSSIAKSKRPSVSFAEGTKFSPKERRGSTQELGRKPKTPWGVLMFSSLHGAQGSHEQTAVDKEETSDEVQTSSEDQESNFLTEADSERYESIPSRAYLTVPGSRRHTPSNPKKSLQSQPSSEVYEMDSGTEKVSTVYVTVGKPMRASKADLSSEGPVQAMLRRLGSIQRQREETAQPKSKGAAQTKPPRRKLGARASLWEQAEVSGQPDVVLRKPSRRKHTSHSSPCTVGATELVQDNTTPKRPLSSILKCVPGSTTQVLLGDMDPRTASESETNTEAIYETVADEVSTSSEVIHNGTVQNKESNYENVYINHS; encoded by the exons ATGTTTGCCTCAGCCCACG GATGGGCCCAGCAGGGTGATGAGTGCACAATAC CGCTCTGTGAAGGACAGAACGCCTGCATGCagaatgaggtgtgtgtgtatcccaGAGAGTGCAGATGCAATCCAGGGTTCTTTGGATTCCAATGCAAAACTC CCTGTCCTTCTGAGTTCTGGGGCTCAGACTGTCGTAAGCCATGCTTGTGTCACCCTAATGGCCATTGCGACCCTGTTACTGGTAAGTGCAAATGCCTTCCTACCCACTGGGGCAACATATGCCAGAATAGCTGTAAATGTGGACGTCACGGCCGCTGTGACCCTGTCAGTGGTAACTGCACTTGTGATGAAGGCTGGTGGGGTTCCACCTGCACCAAGTTGTGCCACTGCCTTCCCAGCACCTCCAGCTGTGACCCTGGTACAGGCCTTTGTATCTGCAAAGAGGGTTATTGGGGTCAGACGTGCCGCAGGCACTGCAACTGCTTAACATCACCTTGCGAGCAAGTCTCAGGTGAGTGTCAGTGCAAACATGGCTTGTGGGGACCCAGCTGTAACCGACAATGCGTCTGCAACTTTAGCCACAGCAAGTGTGACCCCCGCACAGGAACGTGTGTCTGCCAGCCAGGTTACAAGAACCCTACCTGTAATGAGCAGTGCGACGTGGGATACTATGGCAGCGGCTGCTTGGAGAG CTGTGGACATTGTGAAGGAGGCAAACCATGCTCTAAACTGGATGGCTCATGCAGCTCCTGCGCCCCGGGATGGATCGGCACACGATGTGATCAGCCCTGTCCATCTGGTTACCATGGCATTAAGTGCCAGGAGGTGTGTCCTCACTGCAGGAGGGGTGAACCATGTGATTCCATAACAGGAATGTGTGCACAGTGTGACCCTGGCTGGACTGGACCCAG ATGTGACCAGCTTTGTCCTAATGGTACTTTTGGGGCCGGCTGTCATTTCCTCTGCAGTCCTTGCTATCATGGTCGCTGTGATCATGTGACAGGAAGCTGTCTTTGCCAACCTGGCTTTCAGAGTGCGAG TTGTAACAGTTCATGTCCAGATAAGATGTATGGAATAAACTGCTCATTGGCCTGTGACTGTGGAGGTGATACATGTCATCCTGCCAGTGGAGAATGTCCCTCCA GCATTCGGGCAGGGCTTCTAGCAGGACTTCTAATTCCTCTGCTGGTTCTCATACTTGCCTTGTTgttttgctgctgctgttgtggaAGTCCAGCTGATGGGAAGGACAG AGTGGCAGTAGGGGATGGGAGTAAGACGAACCGAATGAAGCATCATGTCTACACAGTGCTAGCCAACATGAGCTCAGCCATGCCATGTCTCTTTCTTAGGTCCTCTGGACTTCCTAGGGTTACAG TTTCTCACCATGATCCAGAGCTCACCTTTAACCACAGCTTCATCGAGCCCCCTTCAGGCTGGGTCTCAGACTCTTTTGAGACTGATGAGGATGGAGAAGCTGTCTACTGTGTTCCTCCCAGAGAAG ACATTCCAGCTGTGGCAGGAGGAGAACTTCAGTTTCAGGAAATGGGTTCAAAGTGTAACTTCTTATCCGAGCCACCAACGTTCAGCAGCGAGGACATGTCACTGGCTTTCGGCATACCAAGGACCTCAAGCATTGCCAAATCCAAACGGCCATCTGTTTCTTTTGCAGAAGGCACCAAGTTCAGCCCGAAAGAGCGCCGTGGCTCGACTCAGGAGCTTGGTCGCAAACCCAAAACTCCATGGGGAGTCCTGATGTTCTCCAGCCTGCATGGGGCACAGGGGAGCCACGAGCAGACTGCAGTAGATAAAGAAGAGACAAGTGATGAGGTTCAAACATCCTCAGAGGACCAAGAATCTAACTTCTTAACAGAGGCAGACTCAGAGAGGTATGAGTCTATCCCATCAAGGGCTTATTTAACTGTACCAGGTAGTAGGCGGCACACTCCGTCCAACCCTAAGAAGAGCCTACAATCGCAGCCCTCGTCTGAGGTGTATGAGATGGATTCAGGGACAGAGAAGGTGTCCACGGTCTATGTAACTGTAGGCAAGCCTATGCGGGCATCCAAGGCAGACTTAAGCTCTGAGGGGCCAGTGCAGGCCATGCTACGCAGGCTGGGCAGCAtccaaagacagagagaggaaacaGCACAGCCCAAAAGTAAGGGGGCTGCCCAGACAAAACCCCCACGCAGGAAACTGGGGGCACGTGCCAGCTTGTGGGAGCAGGCAGAAGTTTCAGGACAGCCAGATGTTGTACTGAGGAAACCCAGCCGTAGAAAACACACCTCCCATAGCTCGCCATGTACAGTAGGGGCTACTGAATTGGTACAGGACAACACCACCCCCAAGAGACCACTGTCCTCTATACTTAAGTGTGTCCCAGGAAGCACTACACAAGTCTTATTAGGGGACATGGACCCAAGAACTGCCTCTGAATCAGAAACTAACACTGAAGCTATCTATGAGACTGTGGCAGATGAGGTATCTACTTCATCAGAGGTTATCCATAATGGCACAGTGCAGAATAAAGAGTCCAActatgaaaatgtttatataaatcattCTTGA
- the vtna gene encoding vitronectin a: protein MKSEPLLLILLALLQTGHTAEESCIERCDSGFDATKQCQCDSLCKYYSSCCTDYESLCDNLTRGDTFPSFPEDEENSTTMAPALSSENMNTVMTLPPFLIKHSASFNTAPPITDPDAEVCSGRPFNSFMQLKNGSLYAFRGRYFFELDGRTVLPGYPKLIEDFWGIKGPIDAAFTRINCQGKTYIFKGSNYWRFDNGVLDEDFPRDIAVGFEKIPGHLDAAFAIPAHNHNGKEKVYFFKGEHYYQYEFKHQPSHEECSQMSSTFPSALFRRYADLYYDRWAEHFSQLFSGFERQYGANHIISKDWIGIKPPVDAVLAGRLYVSPRNLQRPSRRRQDQLGGQYQTQHWNQQMNQQWSQDFNQQGEKQWNQDWNQQWDQQWNQQWNQQQWGTRHRQSRSPFWDTMIERAGSIRQDFSQRFKQDWRNQDRLRNGHQQQYGNNYDYKYAPSEDNIFNRIRWSRPLQSVYFFKGDQYYRFNLQTKRVDFAIPPYPRPIDKYWLGCRERPGAEKR from the exons ATGAAGTCTGAGCCGCTGCTCCTGATACTTCTGGCACTGCTACAAACTGGTCACACCGCAGAGG AGTCTTGCATTGAGCGGTGTGATAGCGGCTTTGATGCGACCAAACAATGCCAGTGTGACTCTTTATGCAAATACTACAGTAGCTGCTGCACTGATTATGAGTCACTCTGTGACAATTTGA CTCGTGGAGACACTTTCCCTTCTTTCCCCGAGGATGAGGAGAACAGCACAACCATGGCACCTGCACTTAGTTCTGAGAACATGAACACAGTGATGACCCTGCCCCCATTTCTTATAAAACATTCAGCCTCATTTAATACAGCTCCACCAATCACAGACCCTGATGCTGAGGTGTGCAGTGGCAGGCCCTTTAATTCCTTCATGCAACTTAAAAATGGCTCACTCTATGCCTTCAGAG GAAGGTATTTCTTTGAACTGGATGGGAGAACAGTGTTGCCTGGATATCCAAAACTCATTGAAGACTTCTGGGGGATAAAAGGTCCTATAGATGCAGCATTTACACGCATAAACTGCCAAGGGAAAACATACATCTTCAAG GGGAGTAATTACTGGAGGTTTGACAATGGAGTTCTGGATGAAGATTTTCCAAGAGATATTGCTGTTGGATTTGAAAAAATCCCGGGTCATTTAGATGCAGCCTTTGCTATCCCTGCTCACAATCACAATGGGAAAGAAAAggtctacttctttaaag GTGAACATTATTATCAATATGAGTTTAAGCACCAGCCGTCGCATGAAGAGTGCAGTCAGATGTCCAGTACCTTTCCCTCTGCACTCTTCAGAAGATATGCAGATTTATATTATGATCGCTGGGCAGAGCACTTCAGCCAGCTCTTCAGTGGAT ttGAAAGACAATATGGTGCCAATCATATCATTAGTAAAGACTGGATTGGTATCAAACCCCCAGTAGATGCAGTACTGGCCGGAAGACTGTATGTCTCACCTAGAAATTTACAACGGCCCAGCCGAAGGCGGCAGGATCAACTGGGGGGTCAGTATCAAACTCAACATTGGAACCAACAGATGAACCAACAATGGAGCCAAGACTTTAATCAACAGGGGGAAAAACAATGGAACCAAGACTGGAACCAACAGTGGGACCAGCAGTGGAACCAGCAGTGGAACCAGCAGCAATGGGGCACCCGACATAGACAGAGCCGATCTCCTTTCTGGGACACAATGATAGAGAGAGCTGGTAGCATCAGGCAAGACTTTAGCCAGAGGTTCAAACAGGACTGGAGAAATCAGGACAGACTGAGGAATGGCCATCAACAGCAGTATGGCAACAATTATGACTATAAATACGCCCCTTCTGAGGACAACATATTTAATCGAATCAGATGGAGCCGGCCACTTCAGAGtgtctacttctttaaaggag ATCAGTACTACAGATTCAATTTACAGACCAAGCGAGTTGACTTTGCCATTCCACCATACCCCAGGCCGATAGACAAATACTGGCTGGGCTGCAGAGAGAGACCAGGAGCAGAGAAGAGATAA